DNA sequence from the Ramlibacter agri genome:
GCGACAACGGCACGGCGCAGGCGGGGCGCGCCGCGGCGAGCGCGCCGCGCTAGAACCACTCCCCGCGCGCCAGGTAGCGCCACTGGCCCGCGGGCAGCCCCGCCATCGGGATCCGGCCGACGCGGATGCGCCGCAGCGCTTTCAGCTGCAGGCCGACCTGCTCGCACATCCACGGCAAGGCCTCCAGCGGCAGGCCCTTGGCCGCGAAGCGCAGGCGTGTCTCGCTTTGCCAGCTGACGCGCGCCATCGGGAACGCCCGCGTCTGCCAGACCATGCCGCCGGACAGGCGCGCCAGGCCATCGGGCTTGATCGTGCCCGCCACGTCGGCGACGAGCTCCTGCTCGATCAGCGCCGCGTCTTCCTGCAGCCGGCGCACGATGCGCCGGTCCTGGCTGAACACCACCAGCCCGCTGGCTGGGTATGGCAACGGCAACAGCGGCGCCAGGTGGACTTCGTGGCTCCTTGCATGCTTGATGCCGGAGGCGTCTTCGCTCCAGCGGGTCGCCGCGTTGACCAGCGCGCGCGCATCGTCCGGGCTGGTGTCGGCCGGCTTGTGCAGCAGGAAGGTGGCAGGCTCGATGGTCTGCAGCTTCGCTTTCGGGTCGATCTCGACCTGCTGGCCCGCGGCGACGCGGAACTGCGGCAGATCGACAGGCTGGCCGTCCACCGTCACCCAGCCTTCGGTGATGTACTGCTCGGCCTCGCGGCGCGTGCAGCCCTTGCGCGACGCGACGACGCGCGCGAGGCGTAGTGGTTCGTCTCCTTCGTCCATGGCTTCAATCCTTCAGCAGCCGCGCCTTGACGGTGCGGCCCTTGATGCGGCCCTGGTTCAGGCGCGCCACCACTTCGCCGGCGATGTCGCGCTGCACGGCGACATAGGTGGCGAACTCGTTGATGTCGATCTTGCCGACCTGCTCGCGCGTGTAGCCCAGGTCCGCGGTCAGCGCGCCCAGCACGTCGCCGGGGCGGATCTTGTCCTTGCGTCCGGCCTGGATGTGCACGGTGGCCATGGCCGGCAGCAGGCGGCCGCCGTCGGCCGGCGTCAGTTCGTCCAGCTGGTGCCACTTGGATTCGCGGCCCTGCAATTGCTCGATGCGGCCGACCGCGCCCATCTCGTCCAGGCTCGCGAGGCTGAGCGCCAGCCCGGTCTCGCCGGCGCGGCCGGTGCGGCCGATGCGGTGCACGTGGATTTCCGCATCGGGCGTGACGTCGGCGTTGATCACGGCAGCGAGTCCCGCGACGTCCAGGCCGCGCGCGGCGACGTCCGTGGCCACCAGCACCGAGCAGCTGCCGTTGGCGAAGCGCACCAGCACCTGGTCGCGGTCGCGCTGGTCCAGGTCGCCGTGCAGCGCCAGCGCGCTGTAGCCCTGGGCCTGCAGCAGCTCCACCAGGTCGCGGCAGCGCACCTTGGTGTTGCAGAAGGCCAGCGTGCTCACGGGACGGAAGTGGTCCAGCAGGCGGCCGACCGTGGGCAAGCGCTCGGAGTCGCGCACCTCGTACCAGCGCTGCTCGATCTGCTCGCCGCCGTGCTGCGCCTCCACCTTCACGGTGACGGGATCGCGCAGGAACTGCGCCGCCAGCTTGGCGATGCCTTCCGGATAGGTGGCCGAGAACAGCAAAGTCTGGCGCTGGGCGGGGCACAGGCGGGCGACCTTGGCGATGTCGTCGAAGAAGCCCATGTCGAGCATGCGGTCGGCTTCGTCGAGCACCAGGGTGCCGAGCGCGTCCAGCTGCAGGTTGCCGCGGTCCAGGTGGTCCATCACGCGGCCCGGCGTGCCGACGACGACGTGGGCGCCGTTTTCCAGACTGGTCGTCTGGCCGCGCAGCGGCACGCCGCCGGACAGCGTGACCACCTTGATGTTCTCCTCGGCCCGGGCCAGGCGCCGGATCTCGGTGGTGACCTGGTCGGCCAGCTCGCGCGTGGGGCACAGCACCAGCGACTGCACGGCGAAGCGCCGGGGGTTGAGGTTCGCCAGCAGGGCGAGCGCGAACGCGGCCGTCTTGCCGCTGCCGGTCTTGGCCTGGGCGATGAGGTCCTTGCCGAGCAGCGCGCTGGGCAGGCTGGCGGCCTGGATGGCGGTCATCTCCAGGTAGCCGAGCCGGCGCAAATTGTCCAGCGTGGCGGGAGAGAGGGATAGAGTGTCGAAAGCCTGGGGCATGGCCCCGATCATTCCACAGCGGACAATGCAGGCCTCGCTGATCCGATGAAGAAAACCGTGAAACCTCCCTCTCCCTGGCCGGGCAAGGTCCTGGCGCTGCTGCGCGCCGGCAACCCGGCGGCGGCCATCGCCCAGATCAAGGTGGCGCCCGGCGTGCGCGAACTGCGGGCGCTGGAGAAGCAGATGGCCGAAGCACAGCTGACCGGCAAGTGGCGCGACGTCGACCTCGCCATCGGCGAAAGCCTGGAGGCGCTGTCGGCCCCGCGGTTGCATCGGTCGCCATGAGTTTTGCCTCCCTGGGTTTATCCGCTCCGTTGCTGCAGGCCTGCGCGGCCGCCGGCTACGTCGAGCCCACGCCGGTGCAGGTGGAGGTCATTCCGCCCCTGCTGGAAGGCCGCGACCTGCTGGGCCTGGCGCCCACCGGCTCCGGCAAGACGGCCGCCTTCGCCCTGCCCCTGCTGCAGCGCCTGATTGCCGGGCGGCAGCACGCCTACCGGCGCGTGCGCGTGCTGGTGCTCGCGCCCACGCGCGAACTCGCGGCGCAGGTGGGCGAGGTGTTCCAGCGCCTGGGCACGTCCTGCCCGCGGCCGCTGAAGGTAGCCATCGTCTATGGCGGCGTCTCGATCAACCCGCAGATGATGGCGCTGCGCGGCGGTGCGGACGTCGTGGTGGCCACGCCGGGCCGCCTGCTCGACCTGCTGGATCACAACGCGTTGCGGCTGGACGCCGTCGAAGCGCTGGTGCTCGACGAGGCGGACCGGCTGCTGGACTTCGGCTTCGCCGCCGAACGCGAGCGCGTGCTGGCCGCCCTGCCCGAGCGGCGGCAGAACCTGCTGTTCTCCGCCACCTTCGCGCCGGACGTGCAGGCGCTGGCGGACACCTTGCTGCGCGATGCCGTGCGCATCGAGGTGGCCGCCTTGCCGGAGGCCGTGCCCGACATCGAGCAGCGCGCCATCGCGGTGGACGAGCCGCGCCGCACCGAGCTGCTGCGCCAACTGGCGAACCAGGACGACTGGCGGCGGGTGCTGGTGTTCGTGGCCACGCGCCATGCGAGCGAGAACGTCGCGCAGAAGCTGGCGAGCCGCGGCGTGCGCGCCGCCGCCCTGCACGGCGAGATGAGCCAGGGCGCACGCAGCACCGTGCTGCAGGACTTCAAGGACGGCGCCATCGACATGCTGGTGACGACCGACCTGGCGGCGCGCGGCATCGATATCCCCGCGCTGGAGGTGGTGGTCAACTACGACCTGCCGCGCTCGCCCAACGACTACGTCCACCGCATCGGCCGCACCGGCCGCGCCGGCGCCAAGGGGCTGGCGGTGAGCCTCGTCAGCGCGGCCACCGAGGCGCATTTCCGGCTGATCGAGAAACGGCAAGGCCTCGCGCTGCCGCGCGAGCAGGTGGCGGGCTTCGAGCCGACGGAGGCCGCCCCGCCGGCCTCGCCGGGGACGGGTGGGATCAAGGGGAAGAGGCCGAGCAAGAAGGACAAGTTGCGAGCGGCTGCGGCGAAGGCGGCCAGGGCTGCTGACTGAACGCGAGTCAGGCACGAAGCCAAATATGTTTGGCAGGGCGAAGCTGAATATATTTGACATGACACGTCCGACGGAGTACCTTGTGACATGCCACTCCTGAAGGAACTCGGCACAGCGGTGCGCCAACGCAGGCAGGAAATGGGCCTCAGCCAGCAGCAATTGGCCAGTCTCGTGGACCTCTCGCGGGCCACCGTCAATTCGCTGGAGACCGGAAAGCTGAACGACCTGAGCTCGAACAGGATCGAGCGGCTCGCCAACGAGCTGGGCTTTGCCGTCGGGCTCGTCGGCACGCGGCGCTCGAAGGACAAGAGCGCCATTGATGCGGCAGCCCGGATCGCCAGCGTGCCTTACACAAAGGAGTTGCCGGCGGCCGTACTTCTCGAATCGCTGAAAGAGGGGGTCGTGCCACCAGGCTACATCCCACACCTGCGCACCTTGCTCCAGGAGGCGCCCGTTGCCATCCTGGCGAACGTCGCGGATGAACTGCGGCAATCGCACGACGTTCCCGTTCCCGACACCTGGAAGCGCATGCGCATGCTTGCGGGCGTGCTGAAATGCGACCGGCGCCTGTGGCAAAGCATGCCAATCTGACCAGGCCAGGAGCCTGGACCGGCCTGTTCGAGGCAGCTCTCACGCTGACGGACCATCTAGCCACCGTCCTTGAAGAACCCGTATGGACCTTCGGCGGAGGCACGGTGTTGATGCTGCGCATCAATCATCGCCACAGCAGGGACATCGACCTGTTCGTCCCGGATCCGCACTACCGTGGCACGCAGGCGCAGGCGCGCGATCTGTTCGACCTTTGCGCGGTTGCCGACCTGGACCCCGCGTCCATCGACCAGGCAGCGCCCTTCTTCGTGCGGAACGGCGACGCCTTCATTGCACGCCTGAAAGGAAACGCCGAGTACCTGGAAGAGGAATTCATCCACATCCAGCGAATCGACTACAAGCGCCCTTTCGAGGAGTGCCTTGCCTTGGCAGAGACCGTCATCGCCTTTGCAAGCCGGCGCTGACGCACTCTCACCGCCCCTGCCGCCAAACCCGCGGCGCCACCCCGAACCGTTCCCGGAACGCGCGGCTGAAGTGCGCGGCATCGCTGAAGCCCCAGCGGTAGGCCACCTCGCTGATCGAGCGCTGCGCCTGGCGCGGGTCCAGCAGGTCGCGGCTGCAGGCTTCCAGCCGCTTGCCCCAGATGTACTGCGCCGGCGTGGTCGCCTCGTGGTGGAACAGGCGGTGAATGTGCGGCACCGACAGGCGCAGCTCGCGCGCCAGTTCGCCCACGCCGAAAGCGGGATCGCCGAGGCGCGCGGCTATCACCAGCTTCATTCGCGCGAGGTGGTACGCCGCCAGTGAGGACGGCTCGGCGCAGCTGCTGGCCGGCAGGCTTTGCAGGCCGGCGGCCAGGATGTTCAGCACGCCGTCGGCCACGGCCGCCGCGCTGGCGGGCTGCAACGCATCGACGTCCTGCCACAGCGTGCGGATCATGTTGATCATCAGGTGGCCCGCGCCGGCTTTGCCGGACACCGCGGTGGCGGTGAGCTTCTGCGTGTCGCGCACGCGGTGGCGCAGGCGCTCGGCCGGCAGCTTCAGCACGAACTGCTGGAAGTCGCCGTCGAAGCGCAGCGCGTATTCGCGCGTGCTGTCGTACAGCGCGAAGTCGCCCGGCGCCAGCTGCGCGCTGCGGCCGTCCTGTTCGATGCGGCCGTGGCCACGCGACTGGATGCTGACCAGGAAGTAGTCGTCGGTCGCCCGCGAGATCTGGCTGGCCGTGCGCAGCACGTCCTGCGGGCCCGAGCTCACCACCGACAGGTCCAGCCCGGGGATGCGCCGGCTTTCGATGGAGCCGTCGAAACCCGGCGCGGCCGGCGCGTCGCATTCCAGCTGCACGTAGGTGCTGCAGATCATGTCGATCCAGTAGGCCAGGCGCCGCGCGGGCTCGACCGCGGCCGTGGACAGGACGTGGCTCATGGCGGCCCTCCTCGCTTCATTGTCGGCCGCGCGAGAAGGCGGGGCAACAAGGCCGCGATTCCTGGACAAGACGGCCCGGCGGCGGCGCGGGAACATGCAGGCCCGCACAGGAGAACAGCGCCATGCCCAGCCGCAGCCACCCCAAGCCCCGCGTCGCCGCCGTCCAGGCCGCTCCCGTCTTCCTGGACATCGACGCCAGCATCGACAAGGCCATCACGCTGATGGCCCGCGCCGCCGACAAGGGCGTGAACCTGATCGCCTTCCCGGAGACCTGGATCCCGGGCTACCCCTGGTGGGCCTGGCTGGATTCGCCCGCGGGCGGCATGGCTTTCGTCCAGCGCTACCACGACAACTCGCTCACCGTCGGCTCGCCGGAGTTCCAGCGGCTCGCTTCGGCGGCGGCCCGGCACCACATGTGGCTGTCCATGGGCTTCAGCGAGAAAGCCGGCGGCAGCCTCTACATGGCGCAGGCGCTGTTCGACGACGAGGGCCGCCTGGTGCAGGCGCGGCGCAAGCTGAAGCCCACGCACGTGGAACGCACCGTCTTCGGCGAAGGCGACGGCAGCCACCTGGCCGTGATGGAGACGGCCATCGGCAACATCGGCTCCCTGTGCTGCTGGGAACACCTGCAGCCGCTGACCAAGTACGCGATGTATGCGCAGAACGAGCAGATCCACATCGCCGCCTGGCCCAGCTTCTCGCTGTACCGGGGCGCGGCTTACGCACTGGGTCCGGAGTTGAACAACGCCGCCAGCCAGCTCTATGCGGCCGAGGGCCAGTGCTTCGTCGTCGCGCCCTGCGCCACCGTCTCGAAGGAGATGGTGGAGCTGCTGTGCACCGACGAGACCAAGCGCCAGCTGCTGCGCGAAGGCGGCGGCTTCGCGCGCATCTATGCGCCCGACGGCTCGCCCCTCGGCACGCCGCTGCCCGAGACCGAGGAAGGCCTGGTGATCGCCGACCTCGACCTCGGCCTGATCTCGCTGGCGAAGGCCGCGGCCGACCCGGCGGGCCACTACTCGCGGCCGGACGTGACGCGGCTGCTGTTGAACAAGACGCCGGGCGACCGCGTCGTGGCGCAGGCCTTGCCCGGCATGGTGATCGTCAACGAGCCGGCGCCTGAGCCACCGCTGGCGAACGAGCGCTAGCTGCGTCGTCCCGCAGTTCCTGCAGGACCACCAGCAGCGCCGCGCCCACGCTCAGCGCGCAGACACCTGCCCAGGCCCCGACCCGGGGCCATGTCTTCTTGTTCATGGCGGCTCCAGTGCGCTCCCGGCGGGAGCGCGTTCAAGCAAGGGACAGCGCGAGTTCGCTGGAAGCGAAGGTCAGCGGAAGCTGCTTCGCGTCAGCGGCAGGGAAGGTGCGGTGGCCGCAATTCGAAAGAACGGCATGCGCACGCTCGCCTGGCGGCCGGCGGAGCGGACGCTTCGGGAGCAGAGGTAGACGACGTGC
Encoded proteins:
- a CDS encoding RNA pseudouridine synthase, with amino-acid sequence MDEGDEPLRLARVVASRKGCTRREAEQYITEGWVTVDGQPVDLPQFRVAAGQQVEIDPKAKLQTIEPATFLLHKPADTSPDDARALVNAATRWSEDASGIKHARSHEVHLAPLLPLPYPASGLVVFSQDRRIVRRLQEDAALIEQELVADVAGTIKPDGLARLSGGMVWQTRAFPMARVSWQSETRLRFAAKGLPLEALPWMCEQVGLQLKALRRIRVGRIPMAGLPAGQWRYLARGEWF
- the dbpA gene encoding ATP-dependent RNA helicase DbpA — encoded protein: MPQAFDTLSLSPATLDNLRRLGYLEMTAIQAASLPSALLGKDLIAQAKTGSGKTAAFALALLANLNPRRFAVQSLVLCPTRELADQVTTEIRRLARAEENIKVVTLSGGVPLRGQTTSLENGAHVVVGTPGRVMDHLDRGNLQLDALGTLVLDEADRMLDMGFFDDIAKVARLCPAQRQTLLFSATYPEGIAKLAAQFLRDPVTVKVEAQHGGEQIEQRWYEVRDSERLPTVGRLLDHFRPVSTLAFCNTKVRCRDLVELLQAQGYSALALHGDLDQRDRDQVLVRFANGSCSVLVATDVAARGLDVAGLAAVINADVTPDAEIHVHRIGRTGRAGETGLALSLASLDEMGAVGRIEQLQGRESKWHQLDELTPADGGRLLPAMATVHIQAGRKDKIRPGDVLGALTADLGYTREQVGKIDINEFATYVAVQRDIAGEVVARLNQGRIKGRTVKARLLKD
- a CDS encoding DEAD/DEAH box helicase: MSFASLGLSAPLLQACAAAGYVEPTPVQVEVIPPLLEGRDLLGLAPTGSGKTAAFALPLLQRLIAGRQHAYRRVRVLVLAPTRELAAQVGEVFQRLGTSCPRPLKVAIVYGGVSINPQMMALRGGADVVVATPGRLLDLLDHNALRLDAVEALVLDEADRLLDFGFAAERERVLAALPERRQNLLFSATFAPDVQALADTLLRDAVRIEVAALPEAVPDIEQRAIAVDEPRRTELLRQLANQDDWRRVLVFVATRHASENVAQKLASRGVRAAALHGEMSQGARSTVLQDFKDGAIDMLVTTDLAARGIDIPALEVVVNYDLPRSPNDYVHRIGRTGRAGAKGLAVSLVSAATEAHFRLIEKRQGLALPREQVAGFEPTEAAPPASPGTGGIKGKRPSKKDKLRAAAAKAARAAD
- a CDS encoding helix-turn-helix transcriptional regulator gives rise to the protein MPLLKELGTAVRQRRQEMGLSQQQLASLVDLSRATVNSLETGKLNDLSSNRIERLANELGFAVGLVGTRRSKDKSAIDAAARIASVPYTKELPAAVLLESLKEGVVPPGYIPHLRTLLQEAPVAILANVADELRQSHDVPVPDTWKRMRMLAGVLKCDRRLWQSMPI
- a CDS encoding nucleotidyl transferase AbiEii/AbiGii toxin family protein; its protein translation is MAKHANLTRPGAWTGLFEAALTLTDHLATVLEEPVWTFGGGTVLMLRINHRHSRDIDLFVPDPHYRGTQAQARDLFDLCAVADLDPASIDQAAPFFVRNGDAFIARLKGNAEYLEEEFIHIQRIDYKRPFEECLALAETVIAFASRR
- a CDS encoding helix-turn-helix domain-containing protein — translated: MSHVLSTAAVEPARRLAYWIDMICSTYVQLECDAPAAPGFDGSIESRRIPGLDLSVVSSGPQDVLRTASQISRATDDYFLVSIQSRGHGRIEQDGRSAQLAPGDFALYDSTREYALRFDGDFQQFVLKLPAERLRHRVRDTQKLTATAVSGKAGAGHLMINMIRTLWQDVDALQPASAAAVADGVLNILAAGLQSLPASSCAEPSSLAAYHLARMKLVIAARLGDPAFGVGELARELRLSVPHIHRLFHHEATTPAQYIWGKRLEACSRDLLDPRQAQRSISEVAYRWGFSDAAHFSRAFRERFGVAPRVWRQGR
- a CDS encoding carbon-nitrogen hydrolase family protein — protein: MPSRSHPKPRVAAVQAAPVFLDIDASIDKAITLMARAADKGVNLIAFPETWIPGYPWWAWLDSPAGGMAFVQRYHDNSLTVGSPEFQRLASAAARHHMWLSMGFSEKAGGSLYMAQALFDDEGRLVQARRKLKPTHVERTVFGEGDGSHLAVMETAIGNIGSLCCWEHLQPLTKYAMYAQNEQIHIAAWPSFSLYRGAAYALGPELNNAASQLYAAEGQCFVVAPCATVSKEMVELLCTDETKRQLLREGGGFARIYAPDGSPLGTPLPETEEGLVIADLDLGLISLAKAAADPAGHYSRPDVTRLLLNKTPGDRVVAQALPGMVIVNEPAPEPPLANER